In one window of Eubalaena glacialis isolate mEubGla1 chromosome 13, mEubGla1.1.hap2.+ XY, whole genome shotgun sequence DNA:
- the LOC133104200 gene encoding LOW QUALITY PROTEIN: olfactory receptor 1F1-like (The sequence of the model RefSeq protein was modified relative to this genomic sequence to represent the inferred CDS: substituted 2 bases at 2 genomic stop codons), with amino-acid sequence MGETNQSSNSEFLLLGLSRQPQQQQLLFVLFLSRYLATVLGNLLILLAISTDSRLHILMSFFLCNLSFVDICFSSTTVPKMLANHMLRKQTIPFFRCLTQIYFVFTFMDMDNFLLAVMAYDRFVAVCHPLHYXAKMTHQLCALLVTGSWVIANLDMLLHTLLMAXLSFCADNAIPQLFCDVTTLLKLSCSDTHLSEVMILTEARPIMSTPFVCILVSYILITCAVLRIQSTKGRWKAFSTCGSHLAMVFLFYGTIIFLYFNPLSSHSAEIDIAAAAMFSVVTPMLNPFIYSLRSQDIKEALGKVVAMNFFYSVVK; translated from the coding sequence ATGGGAGAGACAAACCAGTCAAGTAACTCTGAGTTCCTCCTCCTGGGGCTCTCCAGGCagccccagcagcagcagctcctCTTTGTGCTCTTCCTGAGCAGGTACCTGGCCACGGTCCTGGGAAACCTGCTCATCCTCTTGGCCATCAGCACGGACTCCCGCTTGCACATCCTCATGTCCTTCTTCCTCTGCAACCTGTCCTTCGTGGACATCTGCTTCTCCTCCACCACTGTCCCCAAGATGCTGGCCAACCACATGCTCAGGAAGCAGACCATCCCCTTCTTTAGGTGTCTCACGcagatatattttgttttcacGTTCATGGACATGGACAATTTCCTCTTGGCTGTGATGGCCTATGACCGCTTTGTTGCTGTATGCCACCCCTTACACTACTAAGCAAAGATGACCCACCAGCTCTGTGCCCTGCTGGTCACTGGATCGTGGGTCATTGCCAACCTGGATATGCTGTTGCATACCCTGCTGATGGCTTGACTCTCATTCTGTGCAGACAATGCCATCCCCCAGCTCTTCTGTGATGTGACCACCCTCCTGAAACTCTCCTGCTCTGATACACACCTCAGTGAGGTGATGATTCTAACTGAAGCACGGCCAATAATGAGCACCCCATTTGTTTGCATCCTGGTATCATATATCCTTATCACCTGTGCTGTCCTCAGAATCCAATCCACAAAGGGAAGATGGAAAGCCTTCTCCACCTGTGGCTCCCACCTGGCTATGGTTTTCCTCTTCTATGGCACCATCATATTTCTGTATTTCAACCCTTTATCCTCCCACTCAGCTGAGATAGACATAGCAGCTGCTGCGATGTTCTCTGTGGTGACTCCCATGCTGAACCCCTTCATCTACAGCCTGAGAAGCCAGGACATAAAAGAGGCTCTTGGAAAAGTGGTTGCTATGAATTTTTTCTACTCAGTAGTGAAATAG